The Rhopalosiphum maidis isolate BTI-1 chromosome 1, ASM367621v3, whole genome shotgun sequence genome has a segment encoding these proteins:
- the LOC113548803 gene encoding uncharacterized protein PFB0145c-like, translating into MDNCGTKIPFTSNNDNIVTGNTHYNLNPIGSDVDNKVKLNNSQLLSVDGWENYQKELIQLCFEFWEVNETQVKVNNSLQSDSTNELQTSLFSDNYHRNIFEFESKHTTDNVITISDKVQNKVCVEINDNTLKSKYENNSDNQEFYKAINNNIDDKTNENSLKAVDNRVNKRAKKKLKTFSFYKNTSQQIKPSKKIQPLTFDSYTSCTLEDLWKYKKWLDSVDKVKNHNPDIDVNDDNIKENNYSNKVYCDKTDNCNTYLLDFEVKEMEQKVRKLIKSLNEKDKLFSSIGINEQSTKFRSSNKFKYFFKNAFRGTQDELDTQILDNYTKFINHKLHTWQSLLNYIEDIRQRKSSKINSCNPFEDTIKYRFSEINFHDLKITDDYDDNNCKFVEINDNFSEMVKLKKNKFFKLLNKTKNTMDMRTLVKQTTEQNSTDYIQVNNYQCISNQVIDSKMPKMDTEILDVGKNRKTLGQIRKSLSDTDLLVITSNYDNKSKQIGKKVTGINGKKLICIETSTSNEEYNRRWDDVTKELWEERQETFQTAVARLEYVGSTFKEQCRLDGLKTLCKVDVLAGFGYSAEAVDLFVSTLPLSKNPDLMIRKAEAVYDWKFFCHLSLWRYSYKD; encoded by the coding sequence aTGGATAACTGTGGTACAAAAATACCTTTCACAtcaaataatgacaatatcgTAACTggtaatacacattataatttaaatccaaTTGGTTCAGATGTagataataaagttaaattaaacaattcacAACTCTTGTCTGTAGATGGATGGGAGAATTATCAAAAAGAACTTATACAgttatgttttgaattttgggAAGTAAATGAAACACAAGTTAAAGTAAACAATAGTTTACAGTCTGATTCAACAAATGAGCTACAAACATCGTTATTTTCCGATAATTATCATAGAAATATCTTTGAATTTGAATCAAAACATACTActgataatgttattactatttcaGATAAAGTTCAAAACAAAGTATGCGTCGAgattaatgataatactttaaaaagtaaatatgaaaacaaCTCAGATAATCAAGAATTTTATAAAGctatcaataacaatatagatgataaaacaaatgaaaatagtttaaaagctGTCGATAATAGAGTAAATAaaagagcaaaaaaaaaattgaaaacattttctttttataaaaatacaagccAACAAATCAaaccatctaaaaaaatacagcCATTAACTTTTGATAGTTATACATCATGCACTTTGGAAGACTtatggaaatataaaaaatggttGGACTCTGttgataaagttaaaaatcataatccaGATATTGATGTTAATGATGACAATATCAAAGAAAATAACTATTCTAATAAAGTATACTGTGATAAAACGGACAATtgcaatacctatttattagaCTTCGAAGTAAAAGAAATGGAACAAAAAGTTCGAAaacttattaaatcattaaatgagAAAGATAAATTGTTCTCAAGTATAGGAATAAATGAGCAATCGACTAAATTTAGAtcgtcaaataaatttaaatatttttttaaaaatgcttttCGAGGAACTCAGGACGAATTAGATACACAAATTTTAGATAACTACACAAAGTTTATCAatcataaattacatacatGGCAaagtttattgaattatatagaaGATATTAGACAGAGAAAgtcttctaaaataaatagttgtaaTCCTTTTGAAGATACAATTAAGTATAGGTtttctgaaataaattttcatgatCTTAAAATTACGGATGActacgatgataataattgcaaATTTGTCGAGATCAACGATAATTTTAGTGAAATGgtaaagctaaaaaaaaacaaattcttcAAATTGctcaacaaaacaaaaaatactatgGATATGCGTACATTAGTTAAACAGACTACAGAACAAAATAGTACTGATTACATCcaagtaaataattaccaaTGTATATCGAACCAAGTCATCGACAGTAAAATGCCTAAAATGGATACTGAGATTTTAGACGTGgggaaaaatcgaaaaacctTGGGTCAGATAAGGAAAAGCTTATCAGATACTGATCTGCTAGTCATAACATCAAATTACGacaataaatcaaaacaaattggaaaaaaagtcACCGGAATCaacggaaaaaaattaatctgcATTGAAACTTCGACATCAAACGAAGAATACAATCGTCGTTGGGATGATGTGACTAAAGAATTGTGGGAAGAACGGCAGGAAACCTTCCAGACAGCTGTGGCTCGTTTAGAATACGTAGGAAGCACATTTAAGGAACAATGTCGATTAGATGGACTGAAAACTTTATGCAAAGTAGATGTTTTGGCGGGCTTTGGGTATTCAGCCGAAGCTGTCGATCTTTTTGTGTCCACACTGCCATTAAGTAAGAATCCTGATCTAATGATTCGAAAAGCCGAAGCAGTGTACGATTGGAAGTTTTTCTGTCATCTTTCTTTATGGCGTTATTCTTATAaggattga
- the LOC113548538 gene encoding YEATS domain-containing protein 4 — MATNDLTRVKGTSIVKPIIYGNTAKYFGQKRHEDGHTHKWCVYVRPYVNEDIGTWVKKVHFKLHDSYESPTRVVQKPPFEVSETGWGEFELVIKIFFQDTSERPVTLYHVLKLYSNGQDSELSEKPVLSEFYEEIIFQDPSTYMKYVLNDTLSKNPPIDEQNLHYERIKKTTVEKMIKSRKRVQEHTVMYKERLKKLRETINKFKDEICALQSQCSSSTLR, encoded by the exons atggcgACTAATGATTTGACTAGAGTTAAG GGAACTTCTATTGTTAAACCAATTATATATGGAAATACTGCTAAATATTTTGGTCAAAAACGACACGAAGATGGTCATACTCACAAATGGTGTGTTTATGTAAGGCCTTATGTTAATGAAGACATTGGTACCTGGGTCAAAAaagttcattttaaattacatgacAGCTATGAAAGTCCAACTCGAGTGGTGCAAAAACCTCCGTTTGAGGTGTCTGAAACAGGCTGGGGCGAATTTGAATTAGTTATCAAGATATTTTTTCAAGATACAAGTGAAAGACca gttacACTTTATCATGTACTTAAGTTGTACAGCAATGGACAAGACTCTGAACTAAGTGAAAAACCAGTTTTGTCAGAATTTTATgaggaaattatttttcaagatcCATCAACTTAcatgaaatatgtattaaatgatACATTGAGTAAAAATCCTCCTATTGATGAACAAAATCTACATT ATGAACGTATAAAGAAGACAACAgttgaaaaaatgataaaatctaGAAAAAGAGTACAAGAACACACAGTTATGTACAAAGaacgtttaaaaaagttgagagaaactataaacaaatttaaagatGAAATTTGTGCATTGCAATCACAATGTAGTTCATCAACATtgcgataa
- the LOC113549054 gene encoding adenosine 3'-phospho 5'-phosphosulfate transporter 1: MAFLSCIKLWFSILVSIITIIILQNLLPVLSNLNQNVSSLSTFINNSLGYCLILIPGYWLYKFAKNQDLGDNQLTSRLLKTLFGDKHDLEPEQPLSPSYNGPANFRKDIITFVYCFGGLQVSYLIWGVIQEKMMSENYGTNEASKFHDSQMLVFLNRGLSTVLSGIFLFMNEGIRSKKSPPLYKYSYCTVSNIISSWCQYESLKYVSFPTQVLAKTCKIIPVMLMGKLMSGKKYQYYEYVTAVGIWIGMAIFQFFTENKHSDITTCAAGVILLVGYLATDSFTSTWQGKMFTQYQVTSMQMVFANSLLSSLLTTIPLYQVGSFKKTYEFIKEYPAFLTDCIVLSVSSACGQLFIYKTISKFGPIVLTIIMTIRQGLSIVISCIRYHHPVGIMAALGIVFVFISVFVRCYCHFRIKSKKVPNHTTFKV, from the exons ATGGCATTTCTTTcgtgtataaaattatg gttttCCATTTTGGTatctattattacaataatcattttacaaaatttattaccagttttatcaaatttgaatCAAAATGTTTCTTCATTGagtacttttattaataatagtcttGGATATTGCTTAATATTAATCCCTGGATATTGGCTTTACAAATTTGCAAAAAATCAAGATTTGGGAG ATAATCAGTTAACAAGTAGattgttaaaaacattatttgggGATAAGCATGATTTAGAACCAGAACAACCTTTATCGCCGAGTTACAATGGACCAGCTAATTTTAGAAAAGATATAATAACCTTTGTATACTGTTTTGGAGGCTTGCAAGtatcttatttaatttggGGTGTTATTCAAGAAAAAATGATGTCTGAG aacTATGGTACAAATGAAGCTTCAAAGTTCCACGATTCACAAATGTTGGTATTTTTGAATAGAGGTTTATCTACAGTTTTAtctggtatatttttatttatgaatgagGGAATACGATCTAAAAAATCACCACcattatataagtacagtTATTGTActgtatcaaatattataagttcttGGTGTCAATATGAGTCTCTTAAATATGTCAGTTTTCCTACTCAG gtatTAGCAAAAACTTGTAAAATTATCCCAGTTATGTTAATGGGAAAATTAATGTCTGGTAAAAAGTACCAATACTACGAGTATGTTACGGCAGTAGGAATTTGGATTGGTATGgctatatttcaatttttcacaGAAAATAAACATTCTG ACATTACAACTTGTGCAGCCGGAGTTATCTTGCTTGTTGGATACTTAGCAACAGACAGTTTCACATCAACGTGGCAAGGGAAAATGTTCACACAATACCAGGTTACTTCTATGCAAATGGTTTTTGCTAATTCATTACTATCGTCACTTCTTACAACTATACCACTGTATCAAGTGGGTTCAttcaaaaaaacatatgaatttattaaagag tatccagcatttttaactgattgtataGTTTTGTCTGTAAGCTCTGCATGTGGGCaactattcatttataaaactatttctaAGTTTGGACCAATCGTGTTGACTATTATAATGACCATAAGACAA ggTCTATCAATAGTAATTTCCTGCATAAGATATCATCACCCTGTTGGTATAATGGCTGCACTtggaattgtttttgttttcatttcagTATTTGTACGTTGCTATTGTCATTTccgtattaaatcaaaaaaagttCCTAATCATACAACATTCAAAGTGTAA
- the LOC113549055 gene encoding transmembrane protein 80-like has product MEAPLMFEVLMYLNSYYFGMFSMFEFSLICAKSIDDAQKKTVSLNELGTNMTVFVFLCLIEVFRTFLSRRDNAADKAICVVLSLILTVPSAIGVLYFLLWQQRTFRLENILGCIQLMLQATQVFFGIVSLLTFKSSDSTT; this is encoded by the coding sequence ATGGAAGCACCTCTGATGTTTGAAGTGTTAATGTACCTTAATTCCTATTACTTTGGCATGTTTTCTATGTTCGAGTTCTCACTTATATGTGCCAAATCAATTGATGATGCTCAAAAAAAGACAGTTTCTCTAAATGAACTCGGGACTAATATGACAGTATTTGTGTTTCTCTGTCTCATTGAAGTGTTTCGTACGTTCTTATCACGCCGGGATAATGCGGCGGACAAAGCAATATGTGTCGTCCTTTCACTCATTCTGACTGTACCATCAGCAATAGGAGTactgtattttttgttgtggCAACAAAGAACTTTTCGGCTGGAAAATATTCTAGGATGCATACAACTTATGCTTCAAGCAACTCAAGTTTTCTTTGGCATTGTATCACTACTGACATTCAAAAGCAGTGATTCAACAACatga
- the LOC113550418 gene encoding testicular acid phosphatase homolog isoform X2 — protein sequence MFKYNTDPHKNAFPEGKNELTKKGKQNMYKKGQIFRRLYNGFLSDLYLDSEILIKTTNKSRTFMSAAMVLAGMYPPKDYQKWSDSETVWQPIPIYYDSPDHGTLFDERGKCPAFDSMVNKLYTQFNNHTDKNITTLMSYLSENCGQLINSKNLIKLYDLFICQKAEGLPLPEWIKPYHIEEIKSIIMNKKTTELYYENHRFQKIIIGPLLNEIGLNMESHLNNYGTRKMHLYSGHDHSVAMAMSFLGNTIELPNFGASLHFHLYHGETNNEHTIRVYFYDRWDNENGKEVSIPICGNPCKFKDFKNILDNNLSGDWAEDCQQLES from the exons ATGTTCAAATATAACACAGATCCACACAAAAATGCTTTTCCTGAAGGAAAAAACGAATTAACTAAA AAAGGAaagcaaaatatgtacaaaaaaggACAAATATTTCGACGCTTATACAATGGTTTCTTAAGTGACTTATACTTGGACAGTGagattttaatcaaaactacTAACAAAAGTAGAACGTTCATGTCAGCAGCAATGGTTTTAGCTGGAATGTATCCGCCAAAAGATTATCAAAAATGGTCAGACTCAGAAACTGTTTGGCAGCCTATTCCTATTTACTACGATTCGCCAGACCACGGAACA TTGTTCGATGAGAGGGGAAAATGTCCGGCTTTTGATTCTATGGTCAACAAGTTATATACTCAATTTAACAACCATAccgacaaaaatataacaacattaaTGTCGTATTTGTCTGAAAACTGCGGACAACTGATAAATtctaagaatttaataaagcTATACGACCTATTTATATGTCAG AAAGCCGAAGGTTTACCATTACCTGAATGGATTAAGCCTTACCACATTGAAGAAATAAagtcaattattatgaataaaaaaacaacagaaTTGTATTATGAAAATCATAGATTTCAGAAAATCATTATAG GACCTCTACTAAATGAAATCGGTTTAAATATGGAAtcgcatttaaataattatggtacAAGAAAAATGCATCTTTATTCGGGACACGATCATAGTGTAGCAATGGCAATGAGCTTTCTAGGCAATACTATTGAATTGCCCAATTTTGGCGCTTCGttacattttcatttgtatCACGGCGAAACGAATAATGAACACACTATCaga gtatacttttACGATCGTTGGGATAATGAAAACGGAAAAGAAGTCTCAATACCTATTTGCGGTAATCCGTGCAAATTTAaggactttaaaaatattttagacaataatttatctGGAGATTGGGCGGAAGATTGCCAACAATTAGAaagctaa
- the LOC113550418 gene encoding testicular acid phosphatase homolog isoform X1 yields the protein MALDFKKVVLIVGLSIIVVTVVSSVIHVFAVRWERQTIDSIGQERLSNPTLKYVSVLFRHGNRAPMFKYNTDPHKNAFPEGKNELTKKGKQNMYKKGQIFRRLYNGFLSDLYLDSEILIKTTNKSRTFMSAAMVLAGMYPPKDYQKWSDSETVWQPIPIYYDSPDHGTLFDERGKCPAFDSMVNKLYTQFNNHTDKNITTLMSYLSENCGQLINSKNLIKLYDLFICQKAEGLPLPEWIKPYHIEEIKSIIMNKKTTELYYENHRFQKIIIGPLLNEIGLNMESHLNNYGTRKMHLYSGHDHSVAMAMSFLGNTIELPNFGASLHFHLYHGETNNEHTIRVYFYDRWDNENGKEVSIPICGNPCKFKDFKNILDNNLSGDWAEDCQQLES from the exons ATGGCACTagatttcaaaaaagtggtctTGATCGTTGGTTTGTCAATTATTGTTGTCACTGTTGTTAGTAGTGTCATACACGTGTTCGCTGTACGATGGGAACGACAAACCATCGATAGTATTGGACAAGAACGACTTTCAAAtcctacattaaaatatgtctctgta cTATTTCGTCACGGAAATAGAGCGCCAATGTTCAAATATAACACAGATCCACACAAAAATGCTTTTCCTGAAGGAAAAAACGAATTAACTAAA AAAGGAaagcaaaatatgtacaaaaaaggACAAATATTTCGACGCTTATACAATGGTTTCTTAAGTGACTTATACTTGGACAGTGagattttaatcaaaactacTAACAAAAGTAGAACGTTCATGTCAGCAGCAATGGTTTTAGCTGGAATGTATCCGCCAAAAGATTATCAAAAATGGTCAGACTCAGAAACTGTTTGGCAGCCTATTCCTATTTACTACGATTCGCCAGACCACGGAACA TTGTTCGATGAGAGGGGAAAATGTCCGGCTTTTGATTCTATGGTCAACAAGTTATATACTCAATTTAACAACCATAccgacaaaaatataacaacattaaTGTCGTATTTGTCTGAAAACTGCGGACAACTGATAAATtctaagaatttaataaagcTATACGACCTATTTATATGTCAG AAAGCCGAAGGTTTACCATTACCTGAATGGATTAAGCCTTACCACATTGAAGAAATAAagtcaattattatgaataaaaaaacaacagaaTTGTATTATGAAAATCATAGATTTCAGAAAATCATTATAG GACCTCTACTAAATGAAATCGGTTTAAATATGGAAtcgcatttaaataattatggtacAAGAAAAATGCATCTTTATTCGGGACACGATCATAGTGTAGCAATGGCAATGAGCTTTCTAGGCAATACTATTGAATTGCCCAATTTTGGCGCTTCGttacattttcatttgtatCACGGCGAAACGAATAATGAACACACTATCaga gtatacttttACGATCGTTGGGATAATGAAAACGGAAAAGAAGTCTCAATACCTATTTGCGGTAATCCGTGCAAATTTAaggactttaaaaatattttagacaataatttatctGGAGATTGGGCGGAAGATTGCCAACAATTAGAaagctaa
- the LOC113550416 gene encoding oxysterol-binding protein 1 translates to MAAADVKSSTPPPPLSMVDEDMKGWLFKWTNYIKGYQKRWFVLSNGVLSYYRTQAEISQLCRGTISLNGATIHTEDSCTIVISNGGTQTFHLRATSEVERQRWVTELELAKAREVGHTNTDRGKEKELSANLEVSSVVSSLNTKLSELRSQSEIISKHSKALQRCLTELETIDIPPDVSTKIKAWMERANLIRIASVGMVTNCSEYLDLAQSQGNKWQKMLYNERRQRIQLVEMVDQIAREQTVLEHVANNDKQGDSTDEDDASDSCEFFDAQGGDSFDVTTNNYLVNCQSQNIIQHKSLSSSQVLGKLVNEELDCSGGSSSDIDDPAESSAILTAAICSSTGLNTDRDENNKSSRMFPQLSEHAKKILEDVIKHPLKQKDQRRCRVTDKPNHPLHIWSILKNCIGKDLSKIPMPVNFSEPLSMLQRITEDFEYSNILDTAAQCKDSFEQMAYVAAFTISSYSTTVNRTSKPFNPLLGETYECDRMSDLGWKAFNEQVSHHPPISAQYCSGKEWSCWQEFSMSSKFRGKYLQAIPNGIAHLEFSASGNHYTWTKVTTTVHNIIVGKLWVDQTGDMTITNHKDGSKCRLSYIPYSYFTRDQQRKVKGYVMDKDNEIKWVINGTWDNKVEIAPVTKFEGPIESPTCQTGSYITAWQRQAPPADNEKYYYFTVLASQLNELEEGVAPTDSRLRPDQRLMEFGLWDEANIEKLRLEEIQRVRNRKVNTGLADSNQTNENEEEDDDTIQENDNSTIKPVWFKRDVCKWTKKPCFTFTHEYWECKQKGDWSRCPSLF, encoded by the exons ATGGCCGCAGCAGACGTAAAAAGTTCGACCCCGCCGCCCCCACTGTCGATGGTCGACGAGGACATGAAAGGATGGCTGTTCAAGtggacaaattatattaaaggaTATCAAAAACGGTGGTTCGTCCTGTCCAACGGTGTATTATCCTACTACAG GACTCAAGCTGAAATATCACAGTTATGTCGTGGTACGATTAGTTTGAATGGGGCTACAATACACACAGAGGATTCGTGCACAATCGTTATATCAAATGGCGGTACTCAAACTTTTCACCTCCGCGCCACCAGTGAAGTTGAACGGCAAAGATGGGTAACTGAATTGGAGTTGGCTAAAGCTCGAGAAGTTGGACATACTAATACTG aTAGAGGCAAGGAAAAAGAATTGAGTGCAAACTTAGAAGTTTCATCTGTAGTGTcttcattaaatacaaaattatctgAATTGCGATCACAAAGCGAGATTATATCTAAACATAGCAAAGCTCTTCAACGGTGCTTAACTGAACTAGAAACTATAGACATACCTCCTGATGTCtccacaaaaataaaagcatGGATGGAGCGTGCAAATTTGATACGTATTGCGTCAGTTGGTATGGTAACT AATTGTTCAGAGTATTTAGATTTGGCTCAAAGTCAGGGTAATAAATGGCAAAAGATGTTGTACAATGAACGGCGGCAGCGTATACAGTTGGTAGAAATGGTAGATCAAATTGCTAGGGAACAGACTGTATTGGAGCATGTAGCTAATAACGACAAACAag GTGATTCTACCGATGAAGATGATGCTTCAGACAGTTGTGAATTTTTTGATGCTCAAGGTGGTGATTCTTTTGATGTTAccacaaataattatctagtTAACTGTCAGTctcaaaatattatccaaCATAAATCTCTTTCGAGTTCACAG gttCTTGGAAAATTAGTTAATGAAGAACTAGATTGCAGTGGTGGATCTAGTAGTGATATTGACGATCCCGCTGAGTCCTCTGCTATATTAACAGCTGCGATTTGTTCATCAACTGGCTTAAATACCGAccgt gatgaaaataataaatcttctaGAATGTTTCCTCAACTTTCTGAACatgcaaaaaaaatactagaGGATGTTATTAAACATCctttaaaacaaaaagacCAACGAAGGTGTAGAGTCACTGACAAGCCAAATCACCCATTACATATTTggagtattttgaaaaattgtattggaAAAGATTTGTCTAAAATACCAATGccg GTAAACTTTTCTGAACCATTGTCAATGTTACAAAGAATCACTGAGGATtttgaatattcaaatattttagatacagCAGCTCAATGTAAAGATTCATTTGAGCAGATGGCCTATGTTGCTGCATTTACAATTTCATCTTATTCAACAACTGTAAATCGGACAAGTAAACCTTTTAATCCATTGTTGGGTGAAACATATGAATGTGATAGAATGTCAGACCTTGGTTGGAAAGCATTTAATGAAcaa GTTTCACATCATCCTCCAATTTCGGCCCAGTATTGTTCAGGTAAAGAATGGTCTTGTTGGCAAGAATTTTCAATGTCCTCAAAATTTCGGGGTAAATACTTACAAGCAATTCCCAATGGTATTGCTCATCTTGAATTTTCAGCATCTG GAAATCATTATACTTGGACCAAAGTTACAACTactgttcataatataattgttggtAAACTGTGGGTTGATCAAACAGGTGATATGACAATAACAAATCATAAAGATGGTTCTAAATGCCGCTTAAGTTATATACCCTACAGTTATTTCACTAGGGATCAGCAGAGAAAA gtAAAAGGATATGTTATGGATAaagataatgaaattaaatgggTTATAAATGGTACTTGGGACAATAAAGTTGAAATAGCTCCTGTTACCAAATTTGAAGGCCCTATTGAAAGTCCTACATGTCAAACAGGAAGTTATATAACAGCCTGGCAAAGACAAGCACCTCC AGCTGACAATGAAAAATACTACTATTTCACTGTGTTAGCAAGCCAGTTGAATGAACTTGAAGAAGGTGTAGCACCAACAGATTCAAGATTACGGCCAGATCAACGTTTGATGGAGTTTGGTCTTTGGGATGAAGctaatattgaaaaactgAGGTTAGAAGAAATTCAGAGAGTCCGAAATCGCAAAGTAAACACAGGATTAGCAGATTCCAATCAAACCAATGAAAAtg aagaaGAAGATGATGATACAATCCAAGAAAATGATAACAGTACTATCAAACCAGTATGGTTTAAACGAGATGTTTGCAAATGGACAAAAAAGCcttgttttacttttacacATGAATATTGGGAGTGCAAACAAAAAGGAGATTGGAGCAGATGTccatctttattttaa
- the LOC113550417 gene encoding alpha-N-acetylgalactosaminidase-like: protein MLSYIIKSRTWLCVLVACKITSALNNGLALTPPMGWLAWQRFRCTIDCETFPDECVSEQLFMTTADLLVSEGYDKVGYKYVVIDDCWMTHNRTADGKLQADEKRFPHGIKALADYVHSKGLKFGIYESVGTKSCEGYAGIKGYEQIDAQTFAEWGVDYVKLDGCYTDERNMDINFPQFGKYLNETGRPMIYSCCWPFYQEGKGMQVNYTLVSQSCNLWRNYWDIQESYASLFDVVDNFAVKQDIWAQYAGPGHWNDPDMLLIGNFALSHEQSQTQMALWAILAAPLFMSNKLSTVQPNFKKILQNTEVIGINQDKLGIQGKRIYKDQGIEIWSKPIEPKNKEYYSYAIAFVNRRTIGTPFLYNITLNHLGLYNPIGYKIKNLFDGITTKEILKPDSLLKVIINPSGVVLLRANIILKYEYIHG, encoded by the exons ATGCTgtcttatataattaaatctagAACATGGTTGTGTGTACTAGTTGCCTGCAAAATTACATCAGCACTTAATAATGGATTAGCTTTAACACCACCAATGGGTTGGCTTGCTTGGCAACGATTCAGGTGTACTATTGATTGTGAAACTTTTCCAGACGAATGTGTTag TGAACAATTGTTTATGACTACTGCTGATTTATTAGTAAGTGAAGGCTATGATAAAGTCGGATACAAATATGTTGTAATTGATGATTGTTGGATGACGCACAATCGAACAGCAGATGGAAAATTACAAGCTGATGAAAAACGATTTCCACATGGAATTAAAGCTTTAGCTGATTAT gtccACTCAAAAGGGTTAAAATTTGGAATTTATGAAAGTGTTGGAACAAAATCTTGTGAAGGATATGCTGGTATAAAAGGTTACGAACAAATTGATGCTCAGACATTTGCGGAATGGGGAGTTGATTATGTGAAATTAGATGGATGCTACACAGATGAACGAAACATGgacataa ATTTTCCACagtttggaaaatatttaaatgaaaccgGAAGACCAATGATTTACTCTTGTTGTTGGCCATTTTATCAAGAAGGTAAAGGAATgcag gtaaattatACACTTGTATCTCAATCATGTAATTTATGGAGAAACTATTGGGATATACAAGAATCGTATGCTTCTTTATTTGATGTGGTTGATAACTTTGCGGTAAAACAAGATATTTGGGCACAATATGCAGGTCCAGGACATTGGAACGACCCAGATAtg ttaTTGATTGGAAATTTTGCATTGAGTCATGAACAAAGCCAAACACAAATGGCTCTATGGGCTATTTTAGCTGCCCCTTTATTTATGTCAAACAAATTATCTACTGTTCAACCAAACTTcaagaaaatattacaaaatactgaAGTAATTGGTATAAATCAAGATAAACTTGGCATACAAGGCAAAAGAATCTATAAG gaCCAAGGAATTGAGATATGGTCAAAACCAATTgaaccaaaaaataaagaatactaTTCATATGCAATTGCTTTTGTTAATCGTCGAACAATAGGAACaccatttttatacaatattacattaaatcatTTAGGATTATATAACCCAATTggatacaaaataaaa AATTTATTTGACGGTATTACAacaaaagaaattttaaaaccagATTCACTgcttaaagttataattaaccCATCAg GTGTGGTCTTGTTAAgagctaatattattttaaaatatgagtacATACATGGTTGA